DNA from Mustela lutreola isolate mMusLut2 chromosome 6, mMusLut2.pri, whole genome shotgun sequence:
AAATGGCAGACATAAGCCAATCACAttgataattacattaaattgAAGTGGACTAAATCCTCCAATCAAAATTCAGAGATATTCCAACTAGAGAAGCCAGGCTCAAAAGgctacattttatattattctatttttaccaaacattcaaagaaggcaattttgtagaaacagaaagcagactggTTTGTCTGAGGTTAGAGACAGTGATAACTGACTACAAATGGGCACAAGGGAATTTTCTGGAGtgaaggaaatgttcaaaaactGCTTTGTGGTGATAATGGTACAACTTATAAATTTACTAAAGAAAACTGAGTTGTTCACTCACaattttatagtatgtaaatTGTGATCAATTAagtaactaaattttaaaaaattgagtgcAATAGCACTAATACCCAAATtctccaaaatgaaaattttgacaGTTGACAAAGATGTAATTAGAAGTCTTATACATTGCTaaaaggaatgcaaattggttcGATCACCTTGGCAATTTGAACTTGTGCACATCCTATAATCCAGCAACTCCAAACCGAGATCTATACTCAATAGAAATGCATAGATGCATGCACCAAGTCATGTACAAGAATTTTCAGAGTAGCACTTTCATTCTAAGTCCaaaaaggaaacaaccaaaatgtacACTGACAGAATAGAAAACTAAATTATGGTTTACTCAAACAATACTCATAGCATAGATAATCTTACagtaattccatttatatttaatcaaAATTATAGTTATCCTTGGGGAGGGTGCAAATGGAGGTTTCTGGAGTACTGGTAGTTTCTTCTCTGTGTGCTAGCTAAATGAATGTGTTCCCTTTATTTCATTTGATGGATCTTTTCACACTTTGAATGTATGTGTTTTTGTATGAATGCTATGAATCAATAAAATGTTtactgaaataatagaaaaaataaaatattagaaaaacattTGGAGTAATGGAAAGCTACGTGAAGGTAACATATTGGCAGTGAAATTTTTGAGTAACTAATACTTTATATATTaccttatttgtttttaaatattgagcATGTAAGAACATTTTTCATCAGAAAAGTCAATaatgggacgtctgggtggctcaagtggttaaatgtctgccttcagctcaggtcacgatcccagagccctgggatggaatcccgccTGCAtgaatctggctccttgctcagtggggagcctgcttctctttccacctgctctctctgtctgaaaaaataaaatccaagaaagaaaagaaaagaaagaaaaaaaaagaaagaaagaaaagaaaagggatgggaaaggagaagaaaaattagtaaatctgagatgatgttctttttttttttaagattttatttatttatttgacagagatcacaggtagacagagaggtaggcagagagagagagagaggaggaagcaggctccccgctgagcagagagcccgatgcgggacttgatcccaggaccctgagatcatgacctgagccgaaggcagcggcttaacccactgagccacccaggtgcccctgagatgaTGTTCTGAACAAAAGATTCACAACAGCCATGttccagttttgaaaaagaaagggaactTTATTACAGAAACCTAATAGaaacaggagaggaaaggaatCTACACAGAGATGAAGCTCATAGTAGGCaataagtgaaaataaagcaaagttaCATCAAATCAAGTACGTTGAACATCCAGCCTCATCAGCTGGGGAACCCAGTGGAAAAAGCCAGGTTGGAGTCCTGATAGAGAGGCCAGAGTCAAGGATCCTCCCCTCGGGTGAGATTTCCAACTGACCATCCCCATAAGGGCCATTATTATAGGGCAAATCACAGGGTTTGAAATGAAACATTTGTTCACCTACATGCAGTTTGGAGCACGGTGCATTTCTACATTATCATGTTTCTATGTTTTCAAGGAACCTGGGCTGTGTATCTGCCTCCCTTCCTGGATTCCATTCTGGGGGGCCAGCTGAGCCTGGAGCAGGAGGGGATGTGAGATAAGATTTGtagctctgggcacctgggtggctcagttggttaagcaactgctttcagctcaggtcatgatcttggaatccagggatcgagttccacatcggagtcccacatcaggctccctgctcgatgtggggagtctgcttctgaccCTCTaacctctgaccctctctcctctcatgccttccccctctctctttcaagtaaataaataaaatcttattttaaattttttttaaaaataaaagatttgtaGCTCCTGGTATCCAGAACAGAAGGGCCAGTTCTGACATGGAGGCCAGATAATACAGTTTAAACAATCAGACTCCCAAGGTTATTCACACAGCACAAGTCTCCCAAACAACATTCCTTAGCCTGCCCGTGTATATGCATGTCCAGGTGGTCAGTTATGCGGGACAAATCACAACAACATTTATCCACGCAGAACAGATGGGCTTCATGGAGGCATACAAGCAGGTCCAAAAGGAGCCCCTAAAGCTGAAAAGCGTGGCAGAGCTTGGCATGACCAAGCGGAGGAAGAAATAGATGGACAAAGGTAAAATTCCTGGAAACAATGGGAATGAGCAAAAGggatgaaggaaaaggaagagaagcagcacGGCCTGGACAAGCAGACCCACCTTCAGGCAGCCTTTGAGAAGATGCAGGAGAAGCGGCAAGTGAAAAGGATCCTGAAGCATCCAAAACCCACAATCAGAGAGTGGAAGACTTCAGCTGACCCCTGGACACTCTCATGGAGCACCCCGACATTCCCAAAATCAGCTGAAAGAAGCTACCTCCCCATCCAGGGTATCACGGGGAAGCGGAAGGCAAAGTTGGGGTTATGTTTGTGCCTTTGGTTTTTTCTGCTGAGACAGTGCTTTCCAAAGCAGTGTGCCCTCTTTCTGGAACTGATTAAAATAAGATGGTCCTTCTGCTGTATTTTGGTTTCTGGATAGCCCATAGAAGACAAAACTTTTTAGTTTGGATTGGAAATTCTTTAAAGTTTATCCAAAGATTAAGGCTATTTCGGTATGTCAAAGAAAAGTGTTTTTACTCCCAAGTTGCATCTACCTCCGACAGCCAGCCAGCTATCTTTCCCTGGATGAAATGGACTCCAGAGGATCAGAAGCTAATGCCAGCATGGCCTGCAACTTGCAGATCCCCATAGGGCTCTGAGTGAGCTATACTTCCAAGTTCCCTCTAGCTTGAGGCTTATGCTGCTCTTTCCAGGGTGGAGGGAAGCTACCTGTATCTTCATGGCCTTCAGAATGCCTTCTCAGCTACCTAATATGTGAGACAATACAGCCTGGGAGGCAGAACAACTGCAAAGGTAAGGATGGAATGTAAGCTTTGTCCCATGTCTGAGGCTGTGGCCCGCAGGAGGCTTTTCCCCCAGGGTCCTTCATTCCAGGTATGTCCAGAGGGTGTTCCCACAGATCAAGCACAGCAGTCTTTGTAATGGAACCCAGAAAGAGCCTGCTTCATTTCCCTCAATCCTAGAGTCCAAGCAGCACTTGTATTTGTTCAGAGTTGGCATATAACATGTAGCCTGCTTGGCATTTCTGGCCTAAGACACCTCAGGGGTGATGGGACCAGGGCAGAACCCCAGCACAGACAGACATGGGTACAGTCAAAGGGGAGGACCCAGGTGCTGGTGCTGGAAAGCCATGATCTTTGAGAACCTAAAGGATGAGGAGCAAATTGCATACACTAGTGGGGAAAAGTTTCTGTAATATAATCAAAGAATAACGAAGTAAGAGACAAAAGCCAAGTGTTGGGTTTGAGGCTGTCACATGTAAACAGAATAAAGCAAaaaacagttatttaaaaaagaaaagtcaataaTGCTATTTTTATCTTGGATGTAGGACTAATAAATAGCTTTATTCTAGTGATTTGTTACAAAAAAAAGTCTTGTGCCTGAATAGAACAAATACTGTTCATTCTTTACAGTTAAGAGGTTTATTCcaattcctcttaaaaaaaaaaaaaaaaaagaaagaaagaaataggggcacctgggtggctcagtggtttgggctgctgcctttggctcgggtcatgatctcagggtcctgggatcgagccccgcatcgggctctctgctccgcaggaagtctgcttccctctttctctctctctctctctgcctgcctctctgcctacttgtgatctctgtctgtcaaataaataaataaaatcttaaaaaaaagaaagaaagaaaaagtatgagAAATGAGTCTGAATTCGGGTATGGAGAAAAATAAGCCAGTGGGAAGGTATAAAGGGTTTGGATCCTGAAATCAATGTTTTGGTTCAAATCTCACCCATCCATCCCCACATCCCGGCTCTGTGACCTTAGCACGCTCATCATGTCCTATTTTGATGCTTGGCACAGGGCCTGGTATGTGATACAAACTGATAACTAGCTAACATTACCCTCAAATTCTGAAAAGTAGAATGACagtgctactctttttttttttaagaagttatgaAAGggaacacctgagtggctcagttggttaagcatctgcctttggctcaggtcatgatcttaaggtcctgggtgcaagtcctacattgggctccctgctcagtgggcagcctgcttctccttctgcctgctgctccccctgcttgtatgttcactctctctctctgacaaataaacacataaaaacccattttttaaaaagttatgaaggTAGTAAAAATGCTGTatctgttatgccccaataatgggtccgtgattaaaggagcgagactgatacaaagcgaaggtcaagcaaagctttatttcgcgccaagcatcaagaatctaaccgaacgttcagggacgcacctcttacaagagagggcgacccttccctgtttcacagactagtttttaagggcaaaggccatgcggttaggcctggccatgcacaggtaaccagtgagattgtaacacacacaggaaactccacagtgatgctaggtgaccaactgaattacaatttaccctagtagacagtAGAACCAGTACTAGCCTAGTAGGCTAGtagaaccagcctattacaccttgattgggattgatgcccaaaaggctcccaaaagGTGGGACCCATATACTCCTTgataaccagggagacagtatgcatcccgcCACTGatgggatgtctccacctggcgtgacccacctttgtatctgggctttgttacctgaagctggtttctgggacttgtttttaagtgaatcccgtgggaaggggagcagggacagtttctaaataggtccttacagtatCAGCACATAGTGAAACAGAACACAGAAAAACTATACTAAATGtgagtttgctagggctgccataacaaagtaacAGACTGGGAGGctgaaacaacagatatttattttctcaaagaccTGGAGGCTGAAAATtcaaaatcaaggtatcagcagggttgatttcttctgaggcctctctccttagcTGGAAGATGGCTGCCATCCTGTTGTCtcctcacatggtcttctctATGTACTCCCCTATCTGTGTACATATTTCTTCTATCCATAAAGACCCCAGTCATATTCAATAAGGGCCCACCCTTAggacttcatttcattttaattatctctttaaaggcctctccaaatacagtcacattctgagctaCTAGGGGCTAGGGTTTCAACATGTTACTTCACATAAAGGATGAAAATGTGTAGGATCACTTAGTAATTTAATTCTGGATAATTTTTAGAATTAGAAtgttttaagcataacagtaaaATAATGTTCAATGCCTTTGTAGATTCCCCACTAAAAATAACATGTAGGAATATTTTTAGCAAATTTctgcaggaggaaaaaaagcaagagtaCCTAAACCTAAAAGTAacgggttgggagaaggggaaatCACACAGAAAATAATTAGTTTAACTGCACATGGTGAAAAATTTTCATATGCAAAATTTTGAGAAGGAAAGGGATGGAAAATACCAGTAATAATGGactattatttgttacaaaaGCTTGTACGGATGATAAAATCCATATCCTCAGAGTTTAAAGAATATAggagtgaataaagaaaaatgtagaagcattttataaaaatgtgaagCAAAGTAGGAAAACGTTCAATATCACTTATAATCAAAGCAGCACATTTTAAAAGACTTGtgcaaggcacctgggtggctcagtcggttaagcctcctactcttgatttcgggtcTATATCAGGGtagtgggatccagccccacatctgagTAGTTctagtctgcttgggattcattctctccctctctgtccccccccccccacttttgcacagctctaaataaataaataagtaaaatctgtaaaattaaaagacttgtttttgtgtgtttaaacCCTTGTAAACAGCTAGAATCCATCATGCATAAGGATGAAGAAACTTCATGAGTTAAATCAATTCCAACTCTGTGCTGAAGCCACAGAGCTCTTGAAAATCTCTCTCCCAAGAATCCTGTTTCCTGAAAGTGGAGGCAGCAAGAGGTTGAGTTGTCTTGCACAAATTGGTCATAGCATGGTAATGGGTAAGGGAGAAACAGCCCAGTTCATGCAGGGCACCTGTGCAGGCCTCAGAAGAAAATGAGACAGCTGGCTTGGTGGCAGGATGCCTTCCAACAGCCAAGATGCCAAGGACCTTGGCTGTTCTCTGGTGAATCACAAcgctgaaagaagaaaaaaccgaTTGCCTCAGCTTTCATGTTGCAGCACCCACCCGTGTGCAGGGAGGAAGCCTCCACTCCAAGAAGAAAATGCACACTAGGTGCTATCCAGAGGCCAAGCCACCAACTTGAAAGTGAGAGCCTCAGAGGAGAAGCATTGGTATTACCTAtgagcttattagaaatgcaaattcacgGGCCTGTTCTTGAGGGCCTGACTCTGGCCATAAAATCATAAAAGGGTTAATAGATTCAAAATGATAGagacaaaggaaagaacaaaaataaaaccactacCTATCAGCCTATTACCCACCCCACATATCAAGACATGAATGAACAGAATTAATCTTTCATATATTTGCTTAAATTTATGTGAGCAAAGATCGTTATGTCAACAGACAAAAAGGAAATTCATTCCTTTACTAGAATGGCACTACAAACTCACTTTTGCATCAAAATAAAGCAagacataggaaaaaaagaatgttgagATGTATGGATACGTGCTTCTCTTGAACTTTAGTAGCAGAAGCAGGACCGTTTCTCACAATGCTCCTGAAAATACTTGTGCAACAGGATGCTCCGGTGTCTGGGGCTCTGATGCACATGCCTTCAAGAATTCCTCAAGTTGTTTCATCTTCTCAGCTGAATAAGGAAAAATGCTTTCTGTTCCAGACTACTTCATCACTGAGGAGAGTataggggaggaggggaggtccTAGCAGCATCACTTCTCAGGTGGAGGTTCTGAATCTGAGGTATGGAAATAGTGGTGAAACCAGGCTGCGTGGGCAGTGACAGGCCTGAATGTGTTAGATCTCAGTTTACTTTCCCAGGGTCCCACTTGGGACTCTTCTCACAAAGGGACGCCCAGGGGCTGCACACAGAACACTAGCGTTAGGAAACTGCAAAAAGTTTTGGTAAGGCAATAAAGGAAGAAAGCCTGGTACAGCCAGGTGGTTCACCCACATGTAGGACTTTAGAGACCCTCACCTCGGGCACGAAGTTTCTGGTGCCAGGATGCCAGGCTCAGGAGCACGCTCTTCACCCGATTTTGTGCCCGGGGCCGTCCGAAGATGGTGATTTCAACTAAGTCCCCAGAGTTAACTATGTCCACCGTCAGCAGGACTTGGCTCATCCACTCCATTTCTGGAATTACGGCTCGGTCTGGGCctacacagaaaaaaagagactctGAGGGGAAGCATGGTCCAAGGTGAGTAGGAGCTAAATCTGAATGTTGGCCAGAGGAGGGAACAGCTGGAAGGTGGGCATCGTGGCGTCCAAGCTGCTCTGCCAATCCGGCAGAGACTGCTGAGAGTGGCTCTGCGGGGTCCCTCTCCTCTTGGACTGGAGGGGTCATACCACCAGCACCAGGGGGGTGGCTCACCGAAGATCGAGTCAGCCAGCCACGCCTCCAAGTAAAACACCAGTGGGTCTCTCAGGTCCTGCACAGGAAACCACCACGGCCGGGTGCGAATCCGCGGTGCTGGAAGTGGTGACCTGAGCAGTCTGCTCAGGGACTGGGCGGGCGTCCATTCGTCCCCCTGGGCCTTAGCAGCACCTGCGTCGTCGACCATGCTAGGTCCAGCAGCCCAAGCAGAGCAAGGGCCAGGAAGCGCCCACGGAAGTCCAGGGAGGCGCGAAGGCTGTGCCCCCTTTTACGGTTTCCGGCCAGCCCCGCCTCTTCCTGCGGCTCCTCGTCATGCGTTCCGGGTGAGCCGACCCAATGGACACCGGGAGACTTTCCTTGGTGGTGCGGGGAGCCAGCCCCCCGGGCTTcgacccagacccagacccagagTTCATTTGCGTTTCGACCCGCTCTCAGAAGCTCTCCGTGATCGTTTCCGCCGCGTCAGGTATCACTTAGCCTCAAAAGTCCCTGCGCCGGCGCACAGCTGATTGGCAGCGTGGTCTGAGTGGCGGC
Protein-coding regions in this window:
- the OOEP gene encoding oocyte-expressed protein homolog, translating into MVDDAGAAKAQGDEWTPAQSLSRLLRSPLPAPRIRTRPWWFPVQDLRDPLVFYLEAWLADSIFGPDRAVIPEMEWMSQVLLTVDIVNSGDLVEITIFGRPRAQNRVKSVLLSLASWHQKLRARAEKMKQLEEFLKACASEPQTPEHPVAQVFSGAL